Part of the Thermodesulfobacteriota bacterium genome, GGCGTAAAGCGGGATTCCTCGATTCGGGGAGGGGGCTTAGAGCTTCGAAAGGGTCCTCTTGATCATCGCCCGCATGGTCTCGATCGACTGGCAGCCGTGTACAGGGAAGCTCCCGAGTATGAAGGTGGGAACACCGAGGACCGTGTATTTTGCGGCCTCTTTTTCGTTTGACTCGACTGCGCCGCGCATCGTTCTTCTTTCGAGCGACTCCGTAAGCGCCTTGCGTTCTATACCGGCCCGCTCGCCTATCGAGAGGAGTACGCCCGGCTTCCCTATATTGAGCCCTTCCCCGAAGTACGCCTCGTATACCACATGGTGAAAAGCATCGAAGCGCCCGACGATCTTCGCGAGCTCGGAGGCCTCGAGCGCAAGCCTGGAGTTCGCCGCAAACCCGGGGGGTCTGATTTCGATGCCTTCCTCTCGGGCAGCTTCCCCCATCGTCTCCCTTACAATCAGGCTTTTGACTGACCTGCCTCTCTTTGCGCCTTCAGGCGGGAACTCCGGATGTATCTCTATCCCTTTCCATTGCATGGATAGATCGAATTCCCCGGAGAGCAGGGTTAGTCTCCGGGAGGCGATGTAGCAGAAAGGGCAGTTATAGTCGTAGAATACGGTAACGTCCATTCTCCCGGAATTATAGATTGTGAGGCC contains:
- a CDS encoding DsbA family protein, producing MDVTVFYDYNCPFCYIASRRLTLLSGEFDLSMQWKGIEIHPEFPPEGAKRGRSVKSLIVRETMGEAAREEGIEIRPPGFAANSRLALEASELAKIVGRFDAFHHVVYEAYFGEGLNIGKPGVLLSIGERAGIERKALTESLERRTMRGAVESNEKEAAKYTVLGVPTFILGSFPVHGCQSIETMRAMIKRTLSKL